A window of Ignavibacterium sp. contains these coding sequences:
- the rfaE1 gene encoding D-glycero-beta-D-manno-heptose-7-phosphate kinase, with protein sequence MIKIPEKRLLQLKKNFRNKRIAIVGDMMLDIYFWGDVKRISPEAPVPVLEVENEIFRFGGAANCALNILKLGGIPEPIGVIGYDSFGSIFNSLLQEMNISHDGIIIDDERPTTAKTRVIAGSQHVVRIDKESKNTINKNIQDKIYKYLESIIDKIDGIILQDYNKGVLSESLIKKIISLANKKNVLITVDPKFHNFFAYKNVTVFKPNRKEAEDVLGMKIKTDEDISKAGNILLKKLNAKNILLTLGEGGIAVFEKGKGERRMPTKARKVADVSGAGDTVISTLTIALAAGADVIEASYLANYAGGLVCEEVGIVPIEADYLFETILKENK encoded by the coding sequence ATGATTAAAATTCCTGAAAAAAGATTATTACAGTTAAAAAAGAACTTCAGAAATAAACGCATTGCGATTGTGGGCGATATGATGCTTGATATTTATTTCTGGGGAGATGTTAAAAGAATTTCACCTGAAGCACCGGTTCCTGTACTTGAAGTTGAAAATGAAATTTTCAGATTTGGCGGAGCTGCAAACTGTGCACTAAACATTCTTAAACTTGGTGGAATTCCCGAACCTATTGGAGTAATCGGTTACGATAGCTTTGGTTCAATATTTAATTCACTTCTGCAGGAAATGAATATTTCTCACGATGGAATTATCATTGATGATGAAAGACCAACAACAGCTAAAACAAGAGTTATCGCCGGAAGCCAGCATGTAGTTAGAATTGATAAAGAAAGCAAGAATACAATTAACAAAAACATTCAGGATAAAATTTATAAATATCTTGAAAGCATAATTGATAAGATTGATGGAATAATTCTTCAGGATTACAATAAAGGAGTTCTTTCGGAATCACTTATTAAAAAAATTATTTCACTCGCTAATAAGAAGAATGTACTGATTACAGTTGATCCGAAATTTCATAACTTCTTTGCTTACAAAAATGTTACAGTATTCAAACCAAACAGAAAAGAAGCTGAAGATGTGTTAGGTATGAAAATCAAAACCGATGAAGATATTTCTAAAGCAGGGAATATTCTCTTGAAAAAGTTAAATGCGAAAAACATTTTGCTTACTCTTGGTGAAGGTGGTATTGCAGTTTTTGAAAAAGGTAAAGGTGAAAGAAGAATGCCAACTAAAGCAAGAAAGGTTGCGGATGTTTCAGGTGCTGGTGATACGGTTATTTCCACTTTAACAATTGCACTTGCTGCAGGTGCTGATGTAATTGAAGCTTCTTATCTTGCAAATTATGCTGGTGGACTCGTTTGTGAAGAAGTTGGAATTGTTCCAATTGAAGCAGATTATTTATTCGAAACAATTTTAAAAGAAAATAAATGA
- the rfaE2 gene encoding D-glycero-beta-D-manno-heptose 1-phosphate adenylyltransferase: MKMILSRDEIKKVRAELKSKNKKVVFTNGCFDLIHSGHVDYLVKAKQLGDVLIVGLNTDDSVRRIKGDKRPILKQDERAFIVSNLKPVDYVTFFDEDTPAEIISDLIPDILVKGADWSIDKIVGREVVEANGGEVKTIEFVNDQSTSKIIQTILSRYK; encoded by the coding sequence ATGAAAATGATTTTATCACGGGATGAAATAAAAAAAGTTAGAGCAGAGCTAAAATCAAAAAATAAAAAAGTTGTTTTCACCAATGGCTGTTTTGATTTAATCCATTCTGGTCATGTTGATTATCTTGTAAAAGCCAAACAACTCGGGGATGTTCTTATTGTTGGTCTTAACACAGATGATTCTGTAAGAAGAATTAAAGGCGATAAAAGACCAATCCTTAAACAGGATGAAAGAGCTTTTATTGTTTCTAATTTAAAACCCGTTGATTATGTTACTTTTTTTGATGAGGATACTCCGGCAGAAATAATTTCAGATTTAATTCCGGATATATTAGTTAAAGGTGCTGATTGGTCAATCGATAAAATTGTCGGAAGAGAAGTTGTTGAAGCAAATGGCGGAGAAGTTAAAACAATTGAATTTGTAAATGACCAATCAACTTCAAAAATTATTCAAACAATTCTAAGCAGATACAAATAA